The nucleotide sequence CATTGCCTTGGTTACGACTGCATAAACTTCAATCATCCatcactgccttggttacgactgcATCTTACGACTCGTGGTGAGTCTTGATGACTTGAGGGTTGAGTCGTAAGTTCTACAGTAACTTTGAGAGCATGGGGTACAACACCCGGCTACAAATGACAGTCAACCAAATCCTAGCCTCAGCTGTAAAATCATGCAATGATATTCCCATCTTTGTGGCGGCCCACAGGACCTCTCTTCTCAAACATAACCTCTCAATTAGTTAGCTCCCTGATTCACAACCCTTTTTCTCGAACTGTGCCATGTCAGTATCCGACAACCCATATATGTCATTGATTTGCTTAACCCCGAAGTGAACATTCCTCCCCCGAATTATTATAACTTGGTAGGAGAAAGATACTACGTTGAGGTTAGTATAAAACTCCCTCACACAATATTTATTTGCCCAGCATGGATCCGAGCCGAAGCATCTTCACCCGGTGGCCACCAATCTGTTATGAAATGTCGGGAGCTTCTCCGGCACCTTGTCTAAACGTATGCCTCACTTCGGGAGTAGCTTTGGCTTGGGCAGGTTTGCATAGTACAGGGCTTGGCACTTAGGGGAAATGAAGCGAGTTTGGTCATAGTCTATCATCTTTAGCTTTGAAAACCTGAAAATAACACCACAACATTAAGCATTAATGTCACCATGTGAAAACTATGCTATGTAACTTAATTAATCTAATGAGATAGTTCCTTGGTGAAGTTTAGGCTAAAACTGAGAAttcagagtttttgacttggttTCCTCACAGCCCTAAGATGCCGCGATCGCAGGACACCTAGCTATAATCACGAAATAAGTGACTACAATCGCAGTACCTGAGGTTGTTGTCTAAGAACGATCATGTCCTAAAAACTCCCATTTTCTACCCCAATTTGTGTTCATAGCCAATAATTGACATTAGGAACAAGAAACACAATCCCTAGACACTCAATTATGCCCTTAGAACatggaaaactagaaattaattcATTcgggcattttatcgaacacttggtgtgcacatgATATTCCTATAAATTTTGaacaattttgggtactcaagactttccCATCAATGCACACACCAATAACAGTAGCTAACACACCAAACATGCACAATTGAACTCAAGATTTAGCATACAAATACAATTTTAGGTCATTCTCCTAAATATATCTTCTAGGCCCATAAATACACATTCAATAGAGGGATTAGATAACATACTAGATAAGGAGATATAGAGGGGATGCTATGCACTTTTGGATGCtgttaacaaaattaaaaatgggTGCAATTGAGAGTAATTTGAAAGTGAGTACGAGCAAAAATATGGGTGACTGTTCatatttaaaaatgacttgaCCATGATCGCGGTCAGAAGATCGCGAATGTGATGACACGGTAATTGCGATAGTGATGGCACGGTGACGGAAATAGTGATGGCATGGTGACCACAATCGCGGTAATCGAGGCCAGTTTTTCTCTCCTATTTTTAACTTCTCAGCCTATAACTCAATTTTACTATATTTCACCTCACTCAAAATCATTCAAATGCAACCTTTTGGGGAATCTCATTTGCATGGATcaattaaaacaaacaaaatctaatctaacaaataaaattttaaggataCGAGCCAATTTAATGGCAATGATGAGTTGCCTCACTTCCAGTGTTTAATTTAATGTCGCAGCCCGACgttcttcaatcttcaagttGGGTCTTTAAGATGACCTGACCCAACCTCCTCTCcatcatcaataacatcaataatTGAGACCACTTTTAACCCACTTAGTTGCTTCTCAGCTTTGCATAACCGGAATGAGACTCCATCAATATGTACCCAGAATATCATTTCTCCACGTTCTATATCCACTAATGCCCTTCCCGTTGCCATGAAAGGTCTCCCAAGGATTATTGATATTTCATGGTTAATTTCATAATCAAGCATAATAAAGTTCATCGGGAGAATGAATCTATCAacttttaccaatacatcatatagCACCCCAATCGGTTTCTTGATTGAGCGATATGCTATTAATAATCTCATGATGGTGGGTGTAGAAGCACCCAACCCAAGATTTTCATACACCGTGTAtgacatcaaatttatgctagcatcaagatcacataatgccttgtCAAATTTGTGAGTcccaatggtgcaagggattATAAAAGCACCCGAGTCATCCTTCTTTTTAGACATGGCATTGGACATGATGGCGCTCTAACTATGGGTCACTTCAATAGTATCACCATCCATAAGCTTATTGTTCAACATCAAGTCCTTCATCGACTTAGCATACTCCAGAATTTCTTGAAGGGGCTCTAACAATGGAATATTGGTTGAGAGGCTGCTAAGCTCTGTAATAAACTTCTTGAACTTGTCATTGGCATTCTTTTATTTAATCTTTGTGTAAAATGTGGCTTAATTTTCCTCGGGGGTAATGGTACACTTTGAGGCTCATCCCCCATTATCTTGTCACCAACTATCACTATAGGAGTTTTCTCTCTATCATCATTCTTGGTTCTTCATCCCCCACTTCAACAGACTTTGAAACACCATCACTTGGAATTTTGAACCTCTTCCTCTTTACATTCATTTGatcataaagagactttttctcAACCTCAACATCATGTGAACTAAAATCTCTGCCGCTTCGAGTGATAATTTTTAAGACATGAACATCATTTTGGGGATTTCTCACCGTGTCACTCGGGAGGCCTCCCTTAGGCCTAGCATTAAGTGTGGTTGAGATTTGGAAAATTTGAGTCTTTAATTGCTTGATTGAGGACAAGTTTGATACAATTGTTTGGTTGATTTGACAAAAGTCCCCTTTTACTTCTCGGATCATGTTGTTCGTACCTTCCACTCTCGGGGTCCAAAGAGCTTGCTTCTTTTACTTTTGCCCGATCGTGAGGGGTACATACCTATCATactccctctctttctctctcca is from Capsicum annuum cultivar UCD-10X-F1 chromosome 5, UCD10Xv1.1, whole genome shotgun sequence and encodes:
- the LOC107872095 gene encoding uncharacterized protein LOC107872095, which gives rise to MSNAMSKKKDDSGAFIIPCTIGTHKFDKALCDLDASINLMSYTVYENLGLGASTPTIMRLLIAYRSIKKPIGVLYDVLVKVDRFILPMNFIMLDYEINHEISIILGRPFMATGRALVDIERGEMIFWVHIDGVSFRLCKAEKQLSGLKVVSIIDVIDDGEEVGSGHLKDPT